From the genome of Kwoniella bestiolae CBS 10118 chromosome 5, complete sequence, one region includes:
- a CDS encoding histidinol dehydrogenase has product MSTPPFLPLIDPSGSTLLPSLALLGPVLIPATLVQAVLPTLPSQASYYVQAADSSDDLISFLDNGAQRIVISPSQLEELAGQVPQERLILKIEESQISSLKNLSSQISGIYLTSSTAHTAKSLGLSNIDLFIQHPSPNPTDLLDSIKSSRPSSYVIPTKYLSASAKTTSTHLSIAEAFLAPIITDRPDGLFPTIVSSSNHSTSPLGLVYSSKESVTEAILTQKGVYQSRKHGLWRKGETSGAVQELVSVRTDCDSDALIFEVVQHGTGFCHVPTQSTCFGNFSGLAKLEDTLKSRLENAPEGSYTKRIFTDEKLLRSKIMEEAEELCDAKTTDEVAFEAADLFYFALARCISQGVSLKDVEKALDKKSLKVTRRKGDGKPKWEEKINGNAPAPAELPKEAKEGSKPTEPIPKSFPEVDESEIKMRNVRLSTLNKEEQKKLLLRPVLNSLAMIDKVKPIVERVRKEGDAGLKAMTKQFDKADLSSNVLLPPFQTPTEEQLPLDVKNAIDVAYSNVKTFHEAQSEKKPLEVETMPGVRCSRFVRPISRVGIYVPGGTAILPSTAIMLGVPAQVAGCKTIVLATPPRPDGSISPEVLYVAKLTGVTCILKAGGAQAVGAMAYGTDEVPKVDKIFGPGNQWVTAAKMLVQNDTDALVAIDMPAGPSEVLVIADHTANPIFVASDLLSQAEHGTDSQVVLVAINLTQSLLDEIENQIDIQAKALPRVAIAREAIKKSVIVLVDTEEQALDFSNEYAPEHLILHLEDATKAVEKVDNAGSVFVGAFSPESCGDYASGTNHTLPTNGFARQFSGVNTLSFQKHITSQLVSGDGLKVLGPSVVRLAEREGLEAHANAVRVRLAELNK; this is encoded by the exons ATGTCAACACCgcccttcctccccctcataGACCCATCCGGGTCCACCTTACTACCCTCTCTCGCCCTACTCGGCCCAGTACTCATCCCCGCAACCCTCGTACAAGCCGTTCTCCCAACTCTACCATCCCAAGCGAGCTACTACGTCCAAGCTGCCGATTCATCCGACGACCTCATCTCATTCCTCGATAATGGTGCTCAGAGAATAGtgatctctccatctcagctCGAGGAACTCGCCGGTCAAGTACCCCAAGAGCGATTGATCCTCAAAATCGAAGAATCTCAaatatcatccctcaaaaACCTCTCATCGCAAATTAGCGGTATCTacctcacctcctccacaGCCCACACCGCCAAATCCCTCGGTCTATCCAATatcgacctcttcatccaacaCCCTTCACCTAATCCCACAGACCTACTCGACTCTATCAAATCATCtcgaccatcatcatacGTCATACCTACAAAATACCTCTCCGCCTCTGCCAAAACCACTTCCACCCACCTATCCATCGCGGAGGCATTCCTCGCTCCCATAATCACCGACCGACCAGACGGACTATTCCCTACGATCgtatcctcctccaaccactCCACCAGTCCCTTAGGTCTCGTCTACTCTTCCAAAGAATCAGTGACAGAGGCTATCCTGACGCAGAAGGGTGTCTATCAATCTCGTAAACACGGACTATGGAGAAAAGGCGAAACGTCCGGTGCGGTCCAGGAACTAGTATCAGTGAGGACAGATTGTGATAGCGATGCCCTGATTTTCGAGGTGGTTCAACACGGTACGGGGTTCTGCCACGTCCCAACCCAATCGACATGTTTTGGTAATTTCTCTGGATTGGCCAAATTGGAAGATACTCTCAAATCAAGGTTGGAGAATGCCCCTGAGGGAAGCTACACCAAGAGGATATTCACCGATGAGAAGTTATTGAGAAGTAAGATCATGGAAGAGGCCGAGGAATTGTGCGATGCCAAGACCACAGACGAGGTGGCATTTGAAGCTGCCGATTTGTTCTACTTCGCTTTGGCTAGATGTATTTCTCAAGGAGTAAGCTTGAAAGACGTTGAAAAGGCTTTGGACAAGAAATCACTCAAAGTCACCAggagaaagggagatggcAAGCCCaaatgggaagagaagatcaacggtaatgctcctgctcctgctgaaCTTCCAAAAGAAGCGAAGGAAGGATCCAAGCCTACCGAACCTATACCGAAATCTTTCCCCGAAGTTGACGAGAGTGAGATCAAGATGCGAAATGTCAGACTGTCCACCCTCAATAAAGAAGAACAGAAGAAACTCCTCTTACGACCCGTACTCAACTCATTAGCGATGATCGATAAGGTCAAACCTATCGTCGAGAGGGTGCGAAAAGAAGGTGACGCCGGATTGAAAGCAATGACCAAGCAATTCGACAAAGCCGATCTCTCCTCCAACGTGCTTTTACCTCCTTTCCAAACTCCCACCGAGGAGCAGCTACCACTAGACGTGAAGAACGCTATAGACGTAGCTTACTCGAACGTCAAGACTTTCCACGAGGCTCAATCTGAGAAGAAACCCTTAGAAGTAGAGACCATGCCCGGAGTGAGATGTTCAAGATTCGTCAGACCCATCTCAAGGGTCGGTATCTACGTGCCGGGAGGTACCGCCATCCTCCCCTCTACTGCTATCATGTTGGGTGTCCCTGCGCAAGTGGCAGGATGCAAGACTATCGTTTTGGCTACTCCCCCTAGACCCGATGGGTCCATCTCACCCGAGGTGCTATATGTCGCCAAGTTGACCGGCGTCACTTGTATCCTCAAGGCCGGAGGTGCGCAGGCTGTAGGTGCCATGGCGTACGGTACGGACGAAGTACCCAAGGTAGACAAGATCTTCGGACCGGGTAATCAGTGGGTGACCGCTGCGAAGATGTTGGTGCAGAATGATACGGACGCGCTGGTGGCTATTGATATGCCAGCGGGACCCTCGGAGGTGCTG GTAATCGCCGACCACACCGCCAATCCAATCTTCGTAGCATCcgatctcctctcccaagCAGAACACGGTACCGACTCCCAAGTAGTCCTAGTAGCTATCAACCTTACTCAAAGCCTCTTGGACGAGATCGAAAATCAGATTGATATCCAAGCTAAGGCCCTCCCCCGAGTAGCCATCGCCAGAGAAGCTATCAAGAAGAGTGTGATTGTTCTAGTAGATACCGAAGAACAAGCTTTGGATTTCTCCAACGAATATGCTCCTGAGCACTTGATATTGCATTTGGAGGATGCTACTAAGGCTGTGGAGAAGGTAGATAATGCTGGGAGTGTGTTTGTTGGTGCTTTCTCGCCTGAGTC ATGTGGTGACTACGCCTCAGGAACGAATCATACTCTCCCTACCAACGGTTTCGCCCGTCAATTCTCAGGAGTCAACACCCTCTCATTCCAGAAACACATCACCTCGCAACTTGTCTCtggagatgggttgaaggTGCTTGGTCCTAGTGTAGTTAGACTGGCCgagagagaggggttggaagcTCACGCTAATGCTGTTAGAGTAAGGTTGGCAGAGCTCAACAAATAA
- a CDS encoding elongation factor 2, with translation MDLNAFWTIWKLTELRSFTVDEIRALMDKPTNIRNMSVIAHVDHGKSTLTDSLVSKAGIIASAKAGEMRFTDTRQDEIDRGITIKSTAISMYFPLPKEDVDDVKQKTDGNEFLVNLIDSPGHVDFSSEVTAALRVTDGALVVVDCVEGVCVQTETVLRQSLGERVKPVLIINKVDRALLELQVSKEDLYQSFCRTVESVNVIISTYTDPVLGDTQVYPEKGTVAFGSGLHGWAFSLRQFAARYSKKFGVDKNKLMPKLWGDNYFNGKTKKWSTSAAGGGERAFNMFVLDPIFRLFDSIMNYKKDEIPTLLEKLELKLIGDEKDLEGKQLLKAVMKKFLPAGDSLLEMIVINLPSPVTAQRYRVETLYEGPQDDESAIAIRDCDPKGPLMVYVSKMVPTSDKGRFYAFGRVFAGTVSSGPKVRIQGPNFVPGKKDDSVIKSIQRTVLMMGRSTEAIEDCPAGNIVGLVGVDQFLLKSGTLTTSETAHNMRVMKFSVSPVVQVAVECKNASDLPKLVEGLKRLSKSDPCVKTWMDENGSIIVAGAGELHLEICLNDLENDHAGVPLRKSDPVVGYRETVTAESSMIALSKSQNKHNRLYVKAEPLDEELTKDIEEGRVAPRDDPKIRARYLADTYGWDVTDARKIWCFGPDTTGPNILLDGSKGVQYMNEIKDSCVAAFQWATKEGGVCEEPMRGIRYNILDCTLHTDAIHRGGGQIIPTARRVCYAAQLLAKPGLQEPMFLVEIAVPESAQGGVYSCLNVRRGHVFSSEQRVGTPMYTMKAYLPVSESFGFNADLRAATGGQAFPQAVFDHYALLNGDPTEVGSKLNTLAVSIRTRKGLKPDVPPYDHYYDKL, from the exons ATGGATTTGAATGCTTTTTGGACGATCTGGAAGCTGACAGAGCTGCGTAGCTTTACGGTCGACGAAATCCGTGCTTTGATGG ACAAGCCAACCAACATCCGAAACATGTCGGTTATTGCCCACGTAGATCACGGTAAATCCACCCTCACCGACTCTTTGGTCTCTAAGGCTGGTATTATCGCTTCTGCCAAGGCTGGTGAGATGCGATTCACCGATACCAG ACAAGATGAAATCGATCGAGGTATTACCATCAAGTCCACTGCTATCTCCATGTATTTCCCTCTCCCCAAGGAGGATGTAGATGATGTTAAGCAAAAGACTGACG GTAACGAATTCTTGGTCAACTTGATTGACTCCCCCGGTCACGTCGATTTCTCATCCGAAGTAACTGCTGCTCTCCGAGTAACTGACGG TGCCTTGGTCGTCGTCGACTGTGTCGAAGGTGTATGTGTGCAAACCGAAACCGTGCTCCGACAATCTTTGGGTGAACGAGTCAAGCCCGTTCTTATCATCAACAAGGTTGACCGAGCTCTCCTTGAATTGCAAGTCTCCAAGGAAGATCTTTACCAATCTTTCTGTCGAACTGTCGAGTCCGTTAAcgtcatcatctccacctacACCGACCCAGTCCTCGGTGACACCCAAGTCTACCCCGAGAAAGGTACCGTCGCTTTCGGTTCCGGTCTCCACGGTTGGGCTTTCTCCCTCCGACAATTCGCCGCCCGATACTCCAAGAAATTCGGTGTTGACAAGAACAAGCTCATGCCTAAATTGTGGGGTGACAACTACTTCAACGGTAAGACCAAGAAATGGTCTACCTccgctgctggtggtggtgagagaGCTTTCAACATGTTTGTTCTCGACCCTATCTTCAGACTTTTCGATTCTATCATGAACTAcaagaaggatgagatcCCCACCCTTCTCGAAAAGCTCGAGCTCAAACTTATCGGTGATGAGAAAGATCTCGAAGGTAAACAACTCCTCAAGGCTGTCATGAAGAAGTTCTTGCCTGCCGGTGACTCCCTCTTGGAAATGATTGTTAtcaaccttccttcccctgTTACCGCTCAACGATACAGAGTTGAGACCCTTTACGAAGGTCCTCAAGATGACGAGTCCGCCATCGCTATCCGAGACTGTGACCCCAAGGGTCCTTTGATGGTCTACGTCTCCAAGATGGTGCCCACCTCCGATAAAGGTCGATTCTACGCTTTCGGTCGAGTCTTCGCCGGTACCGTTTCTTCCGGTCCTAAGGTCAGAATTCAAGGTCCTAACTTCGTTCCcggaaagaaggatgacTCCGTCATCAAATCCATTCAACGAACTGTTCTCATGATGGGTCGATCCACCGAAGCTATCGAGGACTGTCCCGCTGGTAACATTGTTGGTCTCGTCGGTGTTGATCAATTCTTGCTCAAGTCCGGTACCCTCACCACCTCCGAAACCGCTCACAACATGAGAGTCATGAAGTTCTCCGTCTCCCCCGTCGTGCAAGTTGCCGTCGAATGTAAGAACGCTTCCGACTTGCCCAAGCTTGTCGAAGGTCTTAAGCGATTGTCCAAGTCCGATCCATGTGTCAAGACCTGGATGGACGAGAACGGTTCCATCATCGTTGCTGGTGCCGGTGAATTGCACTTGGAAATCTGTCTCAACGATCTTGAGAACGATCACGCCGGTGTCCCTCTCCGAAAATCCGACCCTGTCGTAGGTTACAGAGAGACCGTTACCGCCGAATCATCCATGATTGCTCTCTCCAAATCTCAAAACAAGCACAATAGACTTTACGTCAAGGCTGAGCCCCTCGATGAGGAACTCACCAAGGACATTGAGGAAGGTCGAGTTGCCCCCAGAGATGACCCCAAGATCCGAGCTAGATACCTCGCCGACACCTACGGTTGGGATGTTACCGATGCTAGAAAGATCTGGTGTTTCGGTCCCGACACCACTGGTCCTAACATCTTGTTGGATGGATCCAAGGGAGTACAATACATGAACGAAATCAAAGATTCATGTGTTGCTGCGTTCCAATGGGCTACCAAGGAAGGTGGTGTTTGTGAGGAACCAATGAGAGGTATCCGATACAACATCTTGGACTGTACCCTCCACACCGATGCTATCCACAGAGGTGGTGGTCAGATCATCCCTACCGCTCGACGAGTATGTTACGCCGCTCAGCTCCTCGCTAAGCCCGGTCTCCAAGAACCCATGTTCTTGGTCGAAATCGCTGTGCCCGAGTCTGCTCAAGGTGGTGTTTAC TCATGTTTGAACGTCCGAAGAGGTCACGTATTCTCCTCCGAACAAAGAGTCGGTACCCCCATGTACACCATGAAGG CTTACCTCCCCGTATCCGAGTCCTTCGGTTTCAACGCCGACTTGCGAGCCGCCACCGGTGGTCAAGCGTTCCCTCAAGCTGTGTTCGACCACTACGCCCTCCTCAACGGTGACCCCACCGAGGTCGGTTCCAAACTCAACACCCTCGCCGTCTCTATCCGAACGAGAAAGGGTCTCAAGCCTGATGTACCTCCTTATGATCACTACTATGATAAATTATAA